In the genome of Polyangia bacterium, the window TGTCCGCACCGCTGTCGCGCGGAATCTTGGCGACCAGCTTTGTCGAGGTGCCGGCGAGCGAGACCATTGATTCGCTCGCGGCACTGTTCGCCGCAGCCTACGACGGCGAGCCGTTCGTGCGCTTCGTGCGCGATCGGTTGCCGGAGGTCATCGCCGTCTCCGGCAGCAACTTTGCAGAGGTGGGTTTCACGATGGGTCCGCCGACCGGCGGCACGCGCACGCTGGCGATCGTCAGCGCGACCGACAACCTGATCAAGGGCGGTGCCGGCCAGGCCATCCAGAACATGAACCTGATGTTGGGCCTGCCCGAGACCACGTCACTGGAAGATCCAGGCCCGTGGCCTTAGGGGACGGTCTCCTGGTCGTCGTCAAGCTGGGCGGCGAGGTGCTGGAGCAGCCGGCGCTGGGCCAGGTGGCTGCGGGGGTGGCAGCCGCGCGCGCGGCTGGTCACCGCTTGATCATCGTTCATGGCGGTGGTCCACAGGCGACGGCGCTGTCGCAGCGGCTGGGCTTGACGCCGGCGATTGTCGGCGGGCGGCGGGTGACCGACGCGGCGACCCTGGACGTGATGAAGATGGTGGTGGCCGGCCAGTTGAACGTCGATCTGGTGGCGGCGCTGCGCGCGGCCGGCGTGCCGGCGCTGGGCCTGCACGGCCCAAGCGGGATCATTCTCGCGCGCCGTCGTCCACCGCGCATGGTCTCGGGCGGTGGCGCCGAGCCGATCGATTTCGGTTTGGTCGGTGACGTCGACGGTTTCGATTTGCCGCTTTTGCGCGCGCTGGGCGTTGAACGCGTGCCGACGCTGGCGTGCCTGGGCGCTTCGCCGGCGGGCGAGGTGCTGAACATCAACGCCGACGTGGTGGCCAGCCGGCTGGCGGCGGCGCTGACATGCGGTGTCTTGCTGGCCGTGACCGGCGTGGGCGGTGTGCGCCGGCACAGGGGCGATCCGAGGTCGCGTTTGCCGCGTTTGACCGTCGCCGAAGCGCGCGCCGCCATCGCCGACGGCACCGTCCAGGGTGGGATGATCCCCAAGCTGGAAGAAGCCTTTGAACCGCTGGCCGCCGGGGTGGGCGCCGTGCACATCATTGGCGCCGCGGAGATCGCCACCGCTCTGGCCCATCCCGGCACGGTGGGCACTGTCCTTTTAGCCTGACGAAGAAAAAAGCAACCGCCTCCAGAAAAAATGCACCGGCTGTTGCTGCTGGTCAGCCATCCGGCCGAGCGACGGTTTCTGCAATGTCGTCTGGCCGAGGTCGATCCGTCGCCGCCCGCCCGCGCTTGAGCCACACCTGACCAAGCTGGCATTCCACCGGCGGCACGAGATCGTTGCCGCAGGCGATGCGCTCCAGCGCGCCGTCCAGTTTCTCCAGCTCGTCGCCGTCGCAAAGATGGGCCGCGAAACGATCGGTCTTCCACGTTCGCAAGTTCATCACGTGAATGCGGGCCATCAGGCGCGCCGGCAAGGGCGCGCCGACCAGCCGCGATTCCTTGACCATCCAGCCGGTGCCGGCGGCCAGGTGAGCGAGGATTTTCCCGACGACCATGTTTTGACCGTGCGCCTGTTGCAGCGCCGCCACCAGCGCGTAGTACCGGGCCAGCGTCGGGTGCGGCGAGGTCAGGCGGGCGGTCTCTTCCAGCAGCAAGTCAGCGCCAGGGGCGGCCATTCGCGCCCAGGCCCGCAACACCGCCGCCGGGTCGGACAGATGGGTCAGCAAGAAACGCGCGTAAAGAAAATCCGCCTCGGCGACCGGGAACGGCGCCGCGGTAACGTCGTGCTGGACGAACCGCAGATCCGCCGATTGCCACAGCTGCGCCCGGGCCACGAACCGCGGCGAGCGATCGATCCCCGTGGTGATCTGCGGGGCGACGATCGCGCGCAAGAGGCGGGTGGTATAGCCAGGCCCGCAGCCGAGATCGACCGCGTGCGCGGAGCCGGCCATCGACGACCGGGCGCGGCTCCACACGTCGGTCAAGAACACGCGCGACGTCGGTTCGAACGCGCGCGCCAGGATGCGCAGGCGCTCGGCGGCCAGATCATTGTCTCCGAAGGTGTATGTCTCTGCGTCGGCCATGGTGTGTTTGGCTCACCAGGGGAGACGCCGACCATTGGGAAAGCGACCCCCGCGGGTCGCCTCTCCTTTCTTCGGTCAGAAGGACGGCGCCCGCACCACCATCGCAAACCACCAATAAAGGCGGCCGTTCACCGTCGCGGTAAACTGAAACGATGGGGATTGAGGCGACATCGACCCGGTCATTTTCGGGAACCGGCCCGAGATGTCAACGGGAGCGGCTGGCGTTTTGCGTCACGGGGTCTAGGAAATAGTGCGCGAGTGACTTTTTTGGCGGCTGCAACGTCTTATATTGGAAGGGAGAACGGAGGTAAGTCATGAAGTCATTGATTCTCGTCGGTGTACTGGCCGGCCTGGTCGGAGCGCCGTCGGTCGCATCCGCCGGCTGGAGAGGTGGTGGTGGCCACATGGGCGGCGGCCACGGTGGCTTCGGTGGAGGTGGTCACGGGTTTCACAGCGCACCCGTCGGGCGCGTCGGTGTCGGGGTTCACGTCGGCGGACCCGGGGTTCGTTTTGGCGTTCGTCCCGGCTTCCGTGCCAACGTTTGGGTACCGGGCTACTGGGGCTTCCGCGGGGGCGCCCGCCTCTGGTTCGGCGGCGGTTGGTACGCGCCACCTTACGATGGCTGGATCTGGGTCGCTCCGCAGTGGGCCTGGAATGGCTATCAGTGGGTCTGGCAAGAAGGCCACTGGGCGGCGCCCTACTAGCGACCGAGGGCGTGCCCAGCTCGGCCCGCAAACTGTCGTTCTGCGCTGGTTCGTCTAATCTGACCGGGTGGGGCTGCAGAATCACGTCCGCAACAAGGTGGTGGCGGGCCTCATCGCCACGATCCCGGTCGCGGTGACGGCATTCATCCTCTGGTACATCGACACCAAAGCCCGGGCCTTGTTTGGCGTGCGCTACCCATTCTTGGGCATTGCCATCACGTTGGGGGCGATCTATTTGCTGGGCCTGTTCATCACCAGCTTGCTGGGGCGGTTCGTTCTGGGACTGACCGACGGGCTTTTGCGGCGGATTCCCGGGCTGCGCGATCTGTACCGGTCGTGGAAGCAGATCGCCCTGACCAGCGAAGGCCACGAAGGGATCTTCGCTCACGTGGTGCTGATCCCCGACGAGACCCGACGTTTGAAGATGGTCGGATTTACCAGCGGCGAGACCATCGACGGCGATCCGTCGTTATGCTGCGTGTTCGTGCCCGCGTCGCCGAATCCAACCTCCGGGCGGCTGTACTTCGCGCGGAAGGAAGATTGCCTGCGGCTTGAGATGACCGCCCAGGATGCGCTGAAGCTGCTGATCTCGGGCGGGAACTATGTGCCGTCGGCGATCGGGCGGGCGACGGCGCGGGCCGCGATCACGACGGCGAATCCGGCCTGACTTGAAACCGGTTCTGTGGCTGGTAGATGTACGGCATGATGACTAAGAAGCGCGTGTTCGTGGCCGCGGCGTTGGTTTTCGGTCTTGCGGCGGCGACCAGCCAGGCGGCCAGCGCGCCGCGCGTGGGCGACAAGGCCCCACTATTTTCACTGAAGACGGTGGACAGCGGCCAGGCGCGCGCGCTGGCTGATCTGACGAAAGAAAAGCACAACCAGGGAGCGGTGCTGGTTTTCCTCAGCTGCCGCTGCCCGTATGTCGCCCAGGCCCGCCAGCCGCTGGCCGAACTGAGCAAGGAATTCGGCGACAAGATTTCGTTCGTCGGCATCAACGCCAACCAGAATGAAAGCATCGAAGACATCAAGGCCGACGCCGCCTTGAATTTCCCCTTCCCCATGTTGCGCGACGACGGTTCAAAGGTCGCGGACGCCTACGCCGCGGAGCGGACCCCCGAGGTCTTCCTGGTCGACACCCACGGCGTGGTTCGCTATCACGGCGGCGTCGGCGATCTGGGCAGCGCCCTGCGCGAGTTCACGGCCGGCAAGACCATCAGCAAAGCAGAGGCGCGCGCCTTCGGCTGCACGATCAAGAGGAAGCCGTGAGCGGGTCCGCGGTCCCGGCGCTGCTGGCGCTGGCGACCGTGGGCGCGACCCTCGCCGGCAGTCCGCGTGGGGGCCTGGCTGCCGAGCCCGCGCCGGCAGCCAAAGCTTCCGCCGCACCCGGCGGTGAATCGTCGGTGGTGCTGGTCGATCTGAAGGCCATCAAACAGGCCATGCAGCAGAGCCACGGCCGAACGCTGCTGGTGCACTTCTGGGCCAGCTGGTGCTTGCCGTGCATGGAAGAACTGCCGCTTATCAATCGATTCGCGCAGAAAGCCAAAGGCCAGGGCGTGGATGTTCTGTCGGTGTCACTGGACAATCCCGACGCTGCCGCGCGCGTCGCCAAAGTGCTCAGCCGATCGGCGCCCAACCTGACCCGCACCATCGCCAAGATCGACGACGCCGACGCCTTCATCGCGACGTTTGATCGGCAGTGGGAAGGGGCCATTCCGGCGCTGTTCGGTTTCGACGGCGAGGGCAAGCTGCGCGGCCACCGCATCGGCGAGGCCACCCGCCGCCAGCTTGACGGTCTGGTGGGCGAGGTGATCGGCAAGCCGTTTTCCACTGCGGCAGCGGTCTCGGGCGCTCCGAAAAAGTAGGCCCCACTCATGGTGACCAGCCGCTGCGCGCCTGGTGGGTGTGGTCCGGCGCGGACAACAGCGGCGTTTTGGACAACAGATCGCTATTTGTAATTCAGGACGACGATCTCCGCCGCGGGCCGCGCCTTCACCGTGCTCAAGGACAGCGTGTTCGACGGGTCCTTGCGCACGTTGGGCTTGCCGGCCAGAAAGTCGTCGACGCCTTCCAGTTGCTTGATGGTCAGGACGTCGGTCTTGTAGTGCATGGGTATCACCACCAGCCGCGGTCGCAGCTGATCCACGACCCGGGTGGCCTGTCGCCCGTCGATGGTGAACACGCCGCCCACCGGAATCAGAACCACGTCCACCGAGCCGATGGCCGAGAGCTGATCGTCGGTCAGCAGGTGCCCGAGGTCGCCCAGGTGGGCGATGCGCAGGCCGCCCACCTCGAAGACGAAGACGGTGTTCAGGCCGCGCTCGGCGCCCATGGCGTCGTCGTGGTAGACGCCGACGCTACGGATGGTGACGTCCTTGATCGTCAGGTCGATCTTGGTCCACCCTTTTTTATCCGGCGTCAGGCCTCGCAACACGCGCGGCTTGTTCACCAGCAGGCCCAGGTTGTTGTGGTCCTGGTGTTCATGGCTGATGGTGACCACGTCTGCCTTCAGTCCAGCTGGAAGCTCGTAGCCGAGGCCTTTGGGAATGGGATCCATCACCACGCGCGTGCCGGCGGTGGTCTCGAGGATGAAGCACGACTGCCCCAGCCATTGCAGCTTGCCGACCACCGGATTGCCGGCGGCGCGGGCATAGACCGCCAGCGCCACCAGCAGTGCAAAGACGGGAGCGGCCCAGGCCCGGGCGCGGTGTTTCATCGGCGGACTATAGCGAACCGGCATCCAAAGCCCCGAAAGATCACCGGCGCGCTTGATCCGCTATTCTTGGAAGCACATGTCTGAAGGCGATGCAGAAACCCCGCCCGGGGGAACATTGCGCGACGCCGCGCAGGCCCCCGTGCGCAAGAGCATCGCCGAGATTCTGGAGAACATCCCGACCGCGCCCGGCGTGTACATCATGAAAGACCGCCGCGGCAAGGTGGTCTACATCGGCAAGGCGGCGGTGCTGCGCAACCGCGTGCGCCAGTATTTCCAGGCGTCATCGGGCGACAACCGCGACTTTGTCCCGCTGCTGGAAGGGATCGTTGGCGAGATAGAGACGGTCATAACGTCGAACGAAAAAGAAGCGCTGCTGCTGGAAAACACGCTGATCAAAAAGCATCAGCCGCGGTTCAACGTCAACCTCAAGGACGACAAGAACTATCTGGTGTTGCGCCTGGACCCGGAGGCGGAGTGGCCGCGCCTGGAGGTGGGGCGCAAGATCGGCCAGGACGGCGCATATTATTTCGGTCCCTATCATTCGGCGACGTCGTGCCGCGAAGCCCTGCGGGTGGTGAACCGTCACTTCCAGCTGCGCACTTGCACCGATCATGTCTTGCACAACCGCCGCCGCCCCTGCCTGCAGTTTCAGATCAAACGCTGCCCGGCGCCCTGCGTGCTGCCGGTGTCGCCCGAGGAATACGGCGATCAGGTGCGCGACGTGCGGCTGTTTCTGGAAGGCAAGAGCGACGAGCTTTTGAGCCGCCTCACCGGCCGCATGAAGGAAGCAGCGGGCCGCACTGACTTTGAACGAGCGGCGGACATTCGTGATCAGCTGCGCGCCCTGGAAACGACGCTGGAAGAACAGCGGGTGGTGTCGACGGATTTCGTCGACCAGGACGTCTTTGGCTTTTACCGCGAGGGGATCGCGCTGGAGATCGTCGTCATGTCGATCCGCCAGGGCAAGCTGCTGGGCAACCGATCGTTTTCATTTACCGGCCAGGAATTTCCCGACGCCGAATTGTTGTCGTCGTTCGTCGGCCTTTACTATGACCTGAACGTGGCACCGCCTGACGAGGTGCTGCTGCCGTTAGCCGTCGACGACGCCGAGGTGAAGGCCGAATGGTTGAGCGAGAAGCGGCCGCCGCGCCGCCGCCGGGTCGAGGTGACGGTCCCGCAGCGGGGCGATCGCCGCAAGCTGGTCGAGCTGGCGCAGAAGAACGCCGCCGCCAGCTTCGCCGCCCGCCGCAACGCCCGTGAGGACACGGAGCTGGCGCTTGGCAAGCTGCAGCGCCGGTTGAAGCTGCCGCGGCTGCCGCGAGTGATCGAGTGTTACGACATCTCGCACATTCAAGGTTTTGCCACGGTGGCGTCGATGGTGGTCTTCGTCGACGGGCGGCCGGAAAAATCACGCTACCGCACCTACAAGGTCCGCAGCGTCGGTGGGCGCGCCGGCGAGGGTGGGGCCTTCGCCCGGCGCAACGACGACTTCGCGTCGATGTACGAGGTGCTGTCGCGGCGGTTCCGTCGCGCGCGCGAGGGCGCGGCGGCTGAGGCGGCTGGTGGCGCCCCGGTCGACCCGAGTTGGGCATTGCCCGATCTGATCGTCATCGACGGCGGCAAGGGCCAGCTGGGCATGGCCCTGGCGGCGGCGCGCGACGTGGGCATCGACGTGCGGCCGGGCGCCGGGCTGCCGATCGTCGGCCTGGCCAAGGAGCGCGACTTTGACGGGGTGGCGGGGGCGCCGCCGGCGGACGCCGCGACCGAGATCGACGAAGGCTCGACGGTGGAGACCGAGCCGGTGGGGGCCGAAGCAGCCGCTACCGAGCCGACCGCCACCGAACCGGCGGCGGAACCGTCGCCGACCGAAACCCCGCCGTCCGCCGAACCGGCGCCGACGCCCCCCGAGTCGAAAGCCGGCGCCAAAGCCGACACCGGCAAGACGCGCCGGCCGGATCGGGTGTTCTTGCCGCACGCCAAGGACGCCATCGCCATCCGCCCGAACACCGCCGAGATGTTCATCCTTCAGCACCTGCGTGACGAGGCCCATCGCTTTGCCGTCACCTTTCATCGCAGCCAGCGCAAGCGGCTGACCCTGCGTTCCGCGCTGTCGAACATCCCGGGGATCGGCGCCGCCCGACAACGGTTACTGCTGCGCCATTTCGGCAGCCTGAAAAAGATCCGCGAAGCCTCGCTGGAAGATCTGGCCACGGTGCCCGGCATGGCCCGCAAGACCGCCGAGGCCGTCTTCGCCTATTGGCAAGCGCAGCCGGCCGAGCGCGTGACGATGGCCGCGCGCGGGTCATCGGCTGGTGCGTCCGCAGAAAATCCAAATCCAGCGGTCCCTGTTCCCGAGGCGCCTCGCTCGGACGACGCCGAGGAGGACGCGGTGGCCAGCGCGTTTGCCGAGGTCAGCGCAGACGATCCGGACGCAGCGGAGGACGAGCCCGATCCCGCCTGACGCGATGGAGGCGACGCAAAACTTGACGCCCTTGTCGGCTAAGGTAGCCTGATGTAGGTTTAGGTAATCTATAAACCTTCACTGACGAACCAGCCGAACCGAGGAAATCAATGGCAGCCAAGACTGACGCGGAGCCGAGAGGGAAGGGACGCCAGGGCCGGCGGCGGGAGATCGTTGGCATTGTGTTTCTGGCATTTTGCCTTTTTGCCGGCCTCTCGCTGTTCTCGATGCAGCTGGGCAGCAACCGGATGATGGGTCCGGGCGGCGCGACCACCGCGTCGGCGTTGTACGGTCTGGCGGGCTTCGGGGCGTACCTGCTGATCGCGGCGATGGGTCTGGCGGCGGTCCGTTGCTTTCGATCGGTGCGGGTGGTCGACGGGTTCAGCGAAGGTTTGGGCGCCTTGATGTTATTCGGGTCGGCGGTGGTGCTGATGCACCTGCCGTTCTCCGAGCAGCACGGGGTCAACCACGGACCGGGTGGTCTTCTGGGGCAATGGCTGGGTGAAGTGACGGCCAGCTTCATCGGCGCGGCGGGCGCGGCGCTGGCGGCGGCGACGGTGCTGGTGCTGGCGTTGATGCTGCTGGGCGATCTCAGCACGCGCGAGGTGGTGGTGGTGGTCGGCTGGGCGCTGCGCCAGGCGCAACGAGGGACGGTGGCCAGCTTGCGCGCGGTGTGGGGCCTGGCGCGGGCCGCGTTCCCCGAACGGGTCGACGACGCCGACGAAGACGAGCGGGCGCTGGAAGACGAGCGCGACGACATCAAGGTGATCGGTCCCGAGTCGGCAGCCGCGCTGGAAGCGGCGTCAGACGAGTCGCCGCTGGAGCTGGAAGCGATCCCTGCCTCGTTCGACCACCACGAAGAAAGCGACAGCGACGCCATCCGCGCCGTGCAGACCCGCGCGCTGTCCCAGGACATCGCCGACGAGCGCGCCGCCATGGCCGCCATCGTGGCCGAGGTGGCGGCGGTGGAACAGGTGAGCGCGCCCGAAGAGATGGTCGGCGAAGACGACGTCGAGGACGAACAAGACGAGCCGTCGTCGCTGGCGGTTGCCGCCGTGACCGCCGCGGGCGTCGCGCTGGCGGCGCCGATGGTGGCCCACGCCGCGCCGGTTGTTGCCGCCGCACCGGCGCCCGCCGAAGGTCCGATCATCGTCGAGCCGGCCTGGCGCACCCGCCAGCGCCAGGAACAAGAAGCCGCCGAGGCTGCCGTCGAACACCCGCGGCCTGTCGAAGCCGCCGGCCCCGGTTTTATCAAACTGACCAAGGGCGCCTACGAGCTGCCGGGCACCGACATGCTGGAGTACATCCCGCCGCAAGCGCACGAGATGGACAAGCAGGCCCTGTACGACATGGCCGAACGCGTGGAGCAGGCGATGTCGAATTATGGCGTGCGCGGCAAGGTCAAAGAGATCCACATGGGCCCGGTGGTGACCATGTACGAATTCGCGCCGGCGCCTGGCACTCGCACCGGGAAGATCGCCAACCTGGAAAAAGATCTGGCCATGGCCCTGGAGGCGCAGGCCGTGCGTATCGTGGCGCCCATCCCCGGCAAGGCGGTGGTCGGTGTCGAGGTGCCGAACAAGGCGCGCGAGATGGTGTACCTGAAGGAGATCCTCGAGGATCCCTGCTTCACCACCGGCGCATCCAAGCTGCAGATGTGCCTGGGCAAGGATATCAAGGGCACGCCGGTCAGCTTCAACCTGTCCAAGATGCCGCACCTTTTGGTGGCCGGCACCACCGGGTCGGGCAAGTCGGTGGCGGTCAACGGCATGATCACCAGCGTGCTGTACAACGCCAGTCCCGAGGATGTCCGTTTCATCATGGTCGACCCGAAGATGCTGGAGCTTTCGATCTATGAAGGCATCCCGCACCTGCTCTTGCCGGTGGTGACCGATCCGAAGAAGGCCAACCTTGCCTTGCGCTGGGCCGTCGACGAGATGGAGCGGCGATATGAACTGCTGGCCAAGACGGGCGTGCGGGACATCGCCAGCTACAACGCCAAGCTGCTGGCCGCAGAGAGCGGCACGCCGGCCGCGGCGGCGCCGGCCGCGCCGTCGAAGAAGATCAGAGTTGTGCTGGCCGGCGCCGACGGCACCGAGCAGGAAGTGGAAATGGCCGACGACGCGGTCATTTCAGGCGCCGACAACGTGGACGGCGTGGTGCAGGCCGAAGCGCCCGACGCCGAGGATCTGTCCAACGCCGCCGCCGCCGTTCAGGCCGCCGCGCAAGCCAAGGCCGACGCCGGTCCGCCGCCGCGCAAGCTGCCGTACATCATCATCGTCATCGACGAGTTCGCTGACCTGATGATGGTGGCGCCAAAAGATGTCGAGACGTCGGTGGCGCGCATCGCCCAGAAGGCGCGCGCCGCGGGACTGCACCTGATCCTGGCCACGCAACGCCCGTCGGTGGACGTCATCACCGGGCTCATCAAGGCGAACTTTCCCAGCCGCATCGCCTTGCAGGTGGCGTCGCGCATCGATTCGCGGACCATCCTGGATCAGTCGGGAGCCGAGACGTTGCTGGGCAACGGCGACATGCTGTTCTCCGATCGCGGGACCAAACTGCGCCGCATCCACGGCGCCTTCCTCAGCGACGACGAAGTCCATCGCGTGGTCGAGTTCCTGAAGAAGCAGGCCAAGCCGGTCTACGATATGGACATCCTCAAGCCGCGCGAAGAGGACGCCGAGGAAGGCGCGCCGGCCGAGCAACTGCACGACGACCTGTACGATCAGGCGGTGGCCATCGTCTGCGAGACCCGCCAGGCCAGCGTGTCGTTCATCCAGCGGCGTCTGCAGATCGGTTACAACCGCGCCGCCCGCATGGTCGAGCAGATGGAACGCGACGGGATCGTCGGCCCGGCCAACGGGGCCAAACCGCGCGAGGTGGTGGCGCCGCCGGGCGAATACCTGCAGCAGGCGGGCTGAGGCAGAAGATGCTGGCGCCCCCGCCCATGGTCGGCACGCTGGCGGTCGCTCTGTTCGGCGCGCTGGCCATCATCGGCGGCGAGCGGGGGCGGCGCGCGCTTGTCTACATCGGCAAGCCGGCGGCGACGCTGTCCCTGCTGCTGATTGTTGGATTGCCGCCGCGCGATCACTTCGCCTGGATGATCACCTGGGGCATCTTGTTCAATCTCCTGGGCGACATCCTGCTGATCAGCGACGCCGATCTGCCGTTCATGATCGCCGTGCCGCTGGTCTTGACCGGCCACATTTTCTACACGCTGGCCTTCATCGGATCGGTCGTGGGCGGCTGGTGGCCGCTGCCCTGGCCTTCGTATGCCATCGCGCTGCTGTCGGTGTCGCTGGTGATCCTGCTGTGGCCGGGCCTTGGCATCATGAAAATTCCGGTGGTGGTCTACGCCGTCGCCATCACCGCCATGGTGATCGCCGCGCTGAAGACCGTCGGCGGGCCGCTGCCACCGGTGGCGGCGGGGCTGGCGGCGCTGGGCGCGTTCTTGTTTTATGCGTCGGATTCGAACCTGGCCTGGAATCGCTTTCGGCATCCGTACGCGCACGCCACCGCGGTGACGCTGTCGACCTACTGGCTGGGGCAACTGGGCATCGCCTGGTCCTCGCGGCTGCAAGGTTGAAGACGTGTCAATTGATCAACGCCGGTCGCCCGGCCTCGTCTGATTGATTAGGATCGGGGCCATGCGAGCTTGGTTGCGAGTTTGGCCGCTCGTCGTCTGTGGCGCGTGGTGGTTGCGCCCGGCGGCCGCCACGGAACGACTGGACGTCAAGACGGTGGTCGAGCGAGTGCAAAGACGGTACGACGCCGCCGCTGACTTTCACGCGCGCTTCACCCAGACGCTGACCAACCCGACGTTCAACCGCACAAGCACGCTGACCGGCGAGGTCTCGCTGAAGAAACCGGGGCGCATGCGCTGGGACTACCGGACGCCCGAGACGAAGATGTACCTGGCCGACGGCGACCGGCTGTGGCTGTACGAGCCGGAGGATCAGCAGGCCTTCAAGCAGGAGCTGAAGTCGTCGCAGCTTCCGGCGGCGCTGGCGTTCCTCACCGGCAAAGGCAAGCTGGCCGCCGAGTTCGACATCAGCTTCGCCGAAAAGCCTGCCTACGGCAGCGCCCGCGACTATGTGCTGCGGCTGCAGCCCAAGCACGCCCAGCCGCAGCTACAGACCATGATGTTCGTCGTCGATCCGGACAGCTTTCACGTGCGCGAAAGCATCCTGGTCGACGGGCAGGGCAACGTCAACGACATGCAGTTCGCCGACGTGAAGATCAACGGCGGCGTGGCCGACGCCATCTTCCGCTGGTCGCCGCCGGCCGGCGTGCGGATCATCGACACCGGCAAAATGGGCGGCAAATAAGCGGCGGCGAGCACCCGCGGGGGCGGCGGCGGTTCGCCTAACCCCGGGTGCGGCGGCGCAGGCCCACGAATGGGTTGCCGTCTTTTTCGGCGCCGATGGTGGTGTCCGGTCCATGGCCAGCCACCACGATGGTGTCGTCGGGCAGGGTGAACAGCCGCTCCCGGATCGAGCTTTGAATTTGCGGCGCCGAGCCGCCCCACAGATCGGTGCGCCCGATCGATCCGCGAAACAGCGTGTCGCCGGCGAAGACGATGGGCGTTTCGCCTGGCGCCTCGACGAAGAAACAGGTCGACCCCGGCGTGTGCCCGGGCGTGTGGATGGCGTGGGCCTCGCGCTGGCCGAAGGTCAAGGTTTGATCGCGATCGAGCTCCCGGGTGGGCGGCGGCGCGGCCGGCACCGAAGGCAGCCCGAACGTCGCCGTCTGCAGGGCCAGGTTGTCATACAGCCAGCGGTCGTCCTTGTGCAGGACGATCTCCGCGCCGGTCTCGGCGGCCACCTCGCCGGTGCCCATGATGTGATCGAAGTGCGCGTGGGTGTGCACCAGGCGAACGACCTCCACGCCCAGGCGCCCAAGCGCCTCGATGATGGTCGGCGCGTCGTCGCCGGGATCCACCACCAACGCCTGCTTCGTTTCCGGGCAGGCGACGATGCTGCAGTTGCAGCCCAGCACGCCGACGCGGAACGATTCTCGAATCAGCGCCACGAAACGCCCGCCTCTTTCAACGCATGCGCAAAGGAACGCCGCTGACCATCAAGACCACCGACTGGGCGCGTTCAACCAGGATTTGATTGGCCTGTCCGACGGCGCTGATGAACCGCCGCGCCGGATCGCCTTCGGACAAATGCCCGAGCCCGATCTCCATCGTCACCAGCACCGCCGGTGTGGGCGACCGGTACAGGCGATCGGCCAGCTCTTCAACTTCGGCCAGCAGCGCGCGCTCGGCGGCACGGTCACTGCCAGCGATGCGCGCCTGCACCCAGGCGGTGAAGCGATCGATGACCATCGCGCCATAGCCGCCGCCCTTGATGGCATCGACGATGGTGGGAAGCTCCGCCGGTGCCTCCAGCAGCTTCCAGCTGGCCTCATGGTCGCGGCGGTGGTTGGCCAGGCGGCCCTTCAACTCGTCGTCGCCTTCCACCGATGGAGCGACATAGACCCAGGGCGGCGGTCCGAGTTCAGACGCGCGGCTCAACGCATATCCCGATTTTCCCGAGCGCAACCCGCCGGTCACGAAGGTGAACATGTCACCAGGCTACCGAAAGCGGCGGGTGTTCGCCACCGTCG includes:
- a CDS encoding lysoplasmalogenase, with amino-acid sequence MLAPPPMVGTLAVALFGALAIIGGERGRRALVYIGKPAATLSLLLIVGLPPRDHFAWMITWGILFNLLGDILLISDADLPFMIAVPLVLTGHIFYTLAFIGSVVGGWWPLPWPSYAIALLSVSLVILLWPGLGIMKIPVVVYAVAITAMVIAALKTVGGPLPPVAAGLAALGAFLFYASDSNLAWNRFRHPYAHATAVTLSTYWLGQLGIAWSSRLQG
- the lolA gene encoding outer membrane lipoprotein chaperone LolA; this translates as MRAWLRVWPLVVCGAWWLRPAAATERLDVKTVVERVQRRYDAAADFHARFTQTLTNPTFNRTSTLTGEVSLKKPGRMRWDYRTPETKMYLADGDRLWLYEPEDQQAFKQELKSSQLPAALAFLTGKGKLAAEFDISFAEKPAYGSARDYVLRLQPKHAQPQLQTMMFVVDPDSFHVRESILVDGQGNVNDMQFADVKINGGVADAIFRWSPPAGVRIIDTGKMGGK
- a CDS encoding MBL fold metallo-hydrolase; translated protein: MALIRESFRVGVLGCNCSIVACPETKQALVVDPGDDAPTIIEALGRLGVEVVRLVHTHAHFDHIMGTGEVAAETGAEIVLHKDDRWLYDNLALQTATFGLPSVPAAPPPTRELDRDQTLTFGQREAHAIHTPGHTPGSTCFFVEAPGETPIVFAGDTLFRGSIGRTDLWGGSAPQIQSSIRERLFTLPDDTIVVAGHGPDTTIGAEKDGNPFVGLRRRTRG
- a CDS encoding DNA translocase FtsK 4TM domain-containing protein; amino-acid sequence: MAAKTDAEPRGKGRQGRRREIVGIVFLAFCLFAGLSLFSMQLGSNRMMGPGGATTASALYGLAGFGAYLLIAAMGLAAVRCFRSVRVVDGFSEGLGALMLFGSAVVLMHLPFSEQHGVNHGPGGLLGQWLGEVTASFIGAAGAALAAATVLVLALMLLGDLSTREVVVVVGWALRQAQRGTVASLRAVWGLARAAFPERVDDADEDERALEDERDDIKVIGPESAAALEAASDESPLELEAIPASFDHHEESDSDAIRAVQTRALSQDIADERAAMAAIVAEVAAVEQVSAPEEMVGEDDVEDEQDEPSSLAVAAVTAAGVALAAPMVAHAAPVVAAAPAPAEGPIIVEPAWRTRQRQEQEAAEAAVEHPRPVEAAGPGFIKLTKGAYELPGTDMLEYIPPQAHEMDKQALYDMAERVEQAMSNYGVRGKVKEIHMGPVVTMYEFAPAPGTRTGKIANLEKDLAMALEAQAVRIVAPIPGKAVVGVEVPNKAREMVYLKEILEDPCFTTGASKLQMCLGKDIKGTPVSFNLSKMPHLLVAGTTGSGKSVAVNGMITSVLYNASPEDVRFIMVDPKMLELSIYEGIPHLLLPVVTDPKKANLALRWAVDEMERRYELLAKTGVRDIASYNAKLLAAESGTPAAAAPAAPSKKIRVVLAGADGTEQEVEMADDAVISGADNVDGVVQAEAPDAEDLSNAAAAVQAAAQAKADAGPPPRKLPYIIIVIDEFADLMMVAPKDVETSVARIAQKARAAGLHLILATQRPSVDVITGLIKANFPSRIALQVASRIDSRTILDQSGAETLLGNGDMLFSDRGTKLRRIHGAFLSDDEVHRVVEFLKKQAKPVYDMDILKPREEDAEEGAPAEQLHDDLYDQAVAIVCETRQASVSFIQRRLQIGYNRAARMVEQMERDGIVGPANGAKPREVVAPPGEYLQQAG
- a CDS encoding bifunctional adenosylcobinamide kinase/adenosylcobinamide-phosphate guanylyltransferase — translated: MFTFVTGGLRSGKSGYALSRASELGPPPWVYVAPSVEGDDELKGRLANHRRDHEASWKLLEAPAELPTIVDAIKGGGYGAMVIDRFTAWVQARIAGSDRAAERALLAEVEELADRLYRSPTPAVLVTMEIGLGHLSEGDPARRFISAVGQANQILVERAQSVVLMVSGVPLRMR